A section of the Petrimonas sulfuriphila genome encodes:
- a CDS encoding RNA polymerase sigma-70 factor — protein sequence MKEKDTIYENLFRKVAFRDDEQAFRELFLEFYPALCVFAMRYITQEETARDVVQDVFFKIWKNRKSMDITVSFRNFLITSVRNHCTDYLRKQEVENRYQEENMLSVIHTSPEEVYTLKELETTIGEALAKLPPNVREAFEMSRFKGMTYLAIADKMEVSQKTIESYISRALKILRIELRDYLPFLLLFI from the coding sequence ATGAAAGAAAAAGATACAATATATGAGAACCTGTTTCGAAAAGTTGCTTTTCGGGACGATGAGCAGGCCTTCAGGGAACTTTTTCTCGAATTTTATCCGGCACTGTGTGTATTTGCCATGCGGTATATCACACAGGAAGAAACAGCCAGAGACGTTGTGCAGGATGTTTTTTTTAAAATTTGGAAAAACCGGAAAAGCATGGATATAACCGTTTCTTTTCGCAATTTTCTGATTACTTCCGTCCGCAACCATTGTACGGACTATCTACGGAAGCAGGAAGTAGAAAACCGCTATCAAGAAGAAAACATGTTGTCTGTCATTCACACTTCACCGGAAGAAGTATATACCTTAAAAGAGTTGGAAACCACTATTGGCGAAGCATTGGCAAAACTACCGCCCAACGTGCGGGAAGCGTTCGAGATGAGTCGCTTTAAGGGAATGACCTACCTTGCCATAGCCGATAAAATGGAGGTTTCCCAAAAAACCATTGAATCCTATATCAGTAGGGCATTAAAAATTTTACGCATTGAATTGCGTGATTACCTTCCCTTTTTACTGCTGTTTATATAG
- a CDS encoding TonB-dependent receptor: protein MNKTTKNQKAHLFYALLKKIPIAMRITLLLLFVLTFQLQAEHIYSQDTKISLNLKHSTIEKVLQTIEEKSDYYFLYNNRLINVDRKVSVRVRNAAISAVLEKLFKSENVDYEVKGTQIILSPKEMYSQITAVAEAVQQQKKAITGTIIDAAGVPVIGANIVETGTTNGTVTDVDGKFSLNVEDNAIIRISYIGYLEQDINTSGKASFNITLLEDTQALEEVVVVGYGSMKKVNLTGSVSTIKYDKGLENRPITNASQSLSGKIPGIWVSQNSGSPGSDGATIRIRGFGTLNNTNPLVLIDGVEGRMAELNPNDIESITVLKDAASAAIYGSRAANGVILIETKKGEGLDGITLNYNGYAGMQQLVRRYDLISDSPEYMGYWNAAIINSGGSPLFPEDVINSFKSGNDPYKYPSTNYFDEVFRNAFTTQHNLSVSINNKVSNTYVGVNYLKQDGIVKNTNSDRYGITVNNNTKINKWLDLGAKIRFSRKNSHQPYDGIGRVIYMMANGHPFSTPYLQDGKTFGGTQALYLSGERAGQPIVDTRNPFPDLYNGRNDNTNNFMKGNIFATVKFMDGLSLTTQYSGQYNNNMYDRYNETHFCYTDLDLNNKTKPLDYPSTLNIIRSDNDEYYSTFFSNLNFNKTFNEIHEISSVVGVQTEDLVLRTVQAQKSDPPKDGLHQVSSGTSNPIANGNKFSWRMLSYFGRVNYALMSKYLFEANFRSDASSRFAKGNRWGYFPSFSAAWRLNEESFMKGTGIFDNFKLRASWGRLGNQNIGESSNRDYFPYLTIVTQSYATSYNFGNQLAPGAAVTSLVDPNITWETTTSADLGLDLGFLKNRLTIETDLFLKKTRDIIVQLPIPNVMGGLTPPFENVGEMTNKGFEINANWNDKIQSSGLSYGIGANLTYVENNVDKFRGGKSPDQLYLIREGYSYRTLYGFIQEGVYQSNDEAEQHMHSNGYIPQAGDLKYKDLNNDGRLDYRDKKEIGNTIPKFVYGVNGNLSWKNFDLNFVLSGIAGVTGYFQNSWTQPLGISGGTITERWRDAWTEDNPSKTTPRIVINDTWNRQESSFWTTDMSWLKLKNIQLGYSVPESIVTKLSLQNVYLYVNGTDVFTLVSSKYEGFDPERDTFTDGYGHYPIPRIYSMGLNITF from the coding sequence ATGAATAAAACAACAAAAAACCAAAAAGCACACCTTTTTTATGCTTTATTAAAAAAAATCCCTATTGCTATGAGAATAACGCTTTTACTACTGTTTGTGCTCACTTTTCAACTACAAGCTGAACACATCTATTCTCAGGACACCAAAATTTCGCTGAATTTGAAGCATTCAACCATCGAAAAAGTATTGCAAACCATTGAAGAGAAATCCGATTATTACTTTCTGTACAACAACCGGTTAATTAATGTTGACCGGAAAGTAAGCGTGCGGGTAAGGAATGCCGCTATTTCAGCCGTACTGGAGAAGCTTTTTAAATCGGAAAATGTGGATTATGAAGTGAAAGGGACACAAATCATCCTTTCTCCTAAGGAAATGTACAGCCAGATAACTGCAGTTGCCGAAGCGGTGCAACAACAAAAAAAAGCCATTACCGGAACCATTATTGATGCCGCCGGCGTACCCGTTATTGGGGCTAACATTGTTGAAACCGGAACAACCAACGGTACCGTTACCGATGTGGATGGAAAATTTTCACTAAATGTGGAAGACAACGCTATTATTCGTATTTCGTACATCGGCTATTTGGAACAAGATATCAACACTTCAGGAAAAGCTAGTTTCAACATTACACTCCTAGAAGATACACAGGCGTTAGAAGAAGTGGTTGTTGTGGGATATGGTTCGATGAAGAAAGTGAATTTAACAGGGTCCGTTTCCACTATAAAATATGATAAAGGTTTAGAAAACAGGCCTATTACAAATGCTTCGCAATCACTTTCGGGTAAAATACCTGGTATTTGGGTAAGCCAGAATTCCGGTTCTCCAGGTAGCGATGGCGCTACTATTCGCATTAGAGGATTTGGCACACTTAACAATACTAATCCTCTTGTGCTTATTGATGGGGTAGAGGGTCGTATGGCAGAATTAAATCCAAATGATATTGAGAGTATTACAGTTTTGAAAGATGCTGCTTCAGCAGCTATTTATGGGTCCAGAGCTGCTAATGGTGTTATCCTTATAGAAACTAAAAAAGGTGAAGGATTGGATGGAATTACTCTTAATTATAATGGATATGCCGGAATGCAACAATTAGTGCGTCGGTATGATTTAATTTCGGATAGTCCTGAATATATGGGGTATTGGAACGCTGCAATTATTAATAGCGGAGGTTCGCCCCTCTTTCCTGAAGATGTTATAAATTCGTTTAAATCAGGTAATGATCCGTACAAATACCCAAGTACAAATTATTTTGATGAGGTATTCAGAAATGCTTTTACAACTCAGCACAATTTGTCTGTATCAATAAATAATAAAGTATCTAATACTTATGTTGGGGTTAATTATTTAAAACAGGATGGTATTGTGAAAAATACTAATTCGGACAGGTATGGTATTACTGTAAATAATAATACAAAGATTAATAAATGGTTGGATTTAGGTGCGAAGATCAGATTTTCAAGAAAGAATTCGCATCAACCTTACGATGGAATAGGACGTGTAATATACATGATGGCAAATGGACATCCCTTCTCTACACCCTATCTTCAAGATGGTAAAACCTTTGGTGGTACTCAGGCTTTGTATCTTTCGGGTGAAAGAGCAGGGCAGCCTATTGTAGATACTAGGAATCCCTTTCCTGATTTATATAACGGACGCAACGATAATACCAATAACTTTATGAAAGGTAATATTTTTGCAACTGTGAAGTTTATGGATGGATTGAGTTTGACTACACAATATAGTGGGCAGTATAATAATAACATGTATGACCGTTATAATGAAACGCACTTTTGCTATACGGATCTAGATTTAAATAACAAAACAAAGCCTCTTGATTATCCATCGACTCTTAATATTATTAGGAGTGATAATGACGAATATTATTCGACTTTCTTTTCTAACCTTAATTTCAATAAAACATTTAATGAAATTCACGAGATTTCTTCTGTGGTAGGTGTTCAAACCGAAGATTTAGTTCTTAGAACGGTTCAGGCTCAGAAATCTGATCCACCTAAAGATGGATTACATCAGGTAAGTTCAGGTACATCTAATCCGATAGCAAATGGAAACAAATTTTCCTGGCGCATGCTTTCTTACTTTGGTAGGGTTAACTATGCTCTGATGAGTAAATATTTGTTTGAAGCAAATTTCAGGTCTGATGCATCATCTAGGTTTGCAAAAGGTAACCGTTGGGGATATTTCCCTTCTTTTTCAGCTGCTTGGCGCTTGAACGAAGAATCATTTATGAAGGGAACTGGAATCTTTGACAACTTTAAATTAAGAGCATCGTGGGGGAGATTAGGTAATCAAAATATTGGAGAATCGAGCAACAGAGATTATTTTCCTTACCTGACAATTGTAACTCAGTCTTACGCTACTAGCTATAACTTCGGTAATCAACTTGCACCAGGTGCAGCTGTAACATCATTAGTTGATCCAAATATTACATGGGAAACAACAACCTCTGCCGACTTAGGTTTAGATTTGGGTTTTTTAAAAAACAGACTTACTATTGAAACCGATTTATTTCTGAAAAAAACAAGGGATATTATTGTTCAATTGCCTATACCTAATGTTATGGGTGGTCTTACTCCTCCTTTTGAAAACGTTGGAGAGATGACAAATAAAGGTTTTGAAATTAATGCTAATTGGAACGATAAAATTCAGTCATCGGGTTTGTCTTATGGTATTGGTGCAAATCTAACATATGTTGAAAATAATGTAGATAAGTTTAGAGGTGGAAAATCTCCAGACCAATTATACCTGATTAGGGAAGGTTATTCGTATAGAACTTTATATGGTTTCATACAGGAAGGTGTTTACCAATCTAACGATGAAGCTGAGCAGCATATGCATAGCAATGGATATATTCCGCAAGCAGGTGACTTAAAATATAAGGATTTGAATAATGATGGAAGACTCGACTATAGAGATAAAAAGGAGATTGGCAATACAATACCTAAGTTTGTTTATGGTGTAAACGGTAATCTTTCATGGAAAAACTTTGACTTGAATTTTGTATTATCAGGCATTGCTGGAGTAACTGGGTATTTTCAGAATTCATGGACTCAACCTCTTGGAATATCTGGAGGTACTATAACAGAGAGATGGCGTGATGCATGGACTGAAGATAATCCATCAAAGACAACTCCTCGAATTGTTATAAATGATACTTGGAACAGACAAGAGTCATCATTCTGGACAACCGACATGTCATGGCTGAAGCTGAAAAATATACAGTTGGGTTATTCAGTGCCAGAAAGTATAGTAACCAAACTTTCACTACAAAACGTATATCTTTATGTAAATGGAACCGATGTTTTTACGTTGGTTAGTAGCAAGTATGAAGGTTTTGATCCTGAAAGAGATACCTTTACAGATGGTTATGGGCATTATCCCATACCTCGTATTTATTCAATGGGATTAAATATCACTTTTTAA
- a CDS encoding Gfo/Idh/MocA family oxidoreductase, which translates to MTSRRQFLKTLGGVTLLTVVPRNVLGKGFVAPSDELTKGIIGVGGMGRGHISYDKTRVVAMCDVDKNHLNQAAALVKDNISLYHDFRELILDKNVDIVHIATPPHWHGIMSVEAAKAGKDIFCEKPMTRTIGESKRVVEAIQQYGNIFRLNTWFRFKDPFYGLGTPVKPLKKLVDSGLLGWPLKVTISKHTGFDWKFYWVGKTHLEPQPIPEELDYDMWLGPAPYKPYNAHRVHGTFRGYWDYDGGGLGDMGQHYIDPVQYLLGKDNTSPVKVEVDAPQQHPDAVGTWRSITYTYDDGCQIILWGGDYGEPNTPYIAGPNGNVYRNFVCDIPDWQKKLADFPEPTEQNTNFIESIRNRQKFALNELNGHRSATIVNMGAVALRLNRTIEYDPVKEIFVNDEEANRLSDQPMRAPWSI; encoded by the coding sequence ATGACCTCCAGAAGACAATTTTTAAAAACCCTCGGTGGGGTAACGCTTCTCACTGTGGTTCCCCGAAATGTATTGGGGAAAGGGTTTGTCGCACCCAGCGATGAACTGACAAAAGGCATTATCGGCGTAGGCGGAATGGGTCGCGGACACATTTCTTATGACAAGACGCGCGTTGTAGCCATGTGCGATGTCGATAAGAACCACCTTAACCAGGCCGCAGCCCTGGTAAAAGACAACATCAGCCTCTATCACGACTTTCGTGAGCTTATCCTCGACAAAAATGTGGATATTGTGCATATTGCGACTCCGCCCCACTGGCACGGGATTATGTCGGTAGAAGCAGCCAAAGCAGGAAAAGATATTTTCTGCGAAAAGCCGATGACCAGAACTATCGGCGAAAGCAAGCGTGTTGTTGAAGCCATTCAGCAATACGGAAATATATTCAGGTTGAATACATGGTTCCGGTTCAAAGACCCGTTTTATGGACTGGGCACGCCGGTAAAGCCACTCAAAAAGCTTGTCGACAGCGGACTTCTCGGCTGGCCGTTAAAAGTTACTATCAGCAAACATACCGGTTTTGACTGGAAATTCTACTGGGTAGGAAAAACACATCTTGAACCGCAACCCATTCCCGAAGAACTCGATTACGACATGTGGTTGGGCCCGGCTCCTTACAAACCATACAATGCACATCGCGTGCACGGAACATTCCGCGGATACTGGGATTACGACGGCGGTGGCCTGGGTGATATGGGTCAACACTATATCGATCCGGTTCAGTATTTGTTAGGAAAAGACAATACAAGCCCGGTAAAAGTAGAAGTGGATGCTCCTCAACAACATCCCGACGCAGTAGGTACCTGGCGTTCCATTACATACACCTATGACGACGGCTGCCAGATTATTCTGTGGGGAGGCGACTACGGTGAGCCTAATACGCCCTATATTGCCGGGCCAAACGGAAATGTCTACAGAAACTTCGTCTGCGACATTCCCGACTGGCAGAAAAAACTGGCCGATTTCCCCGAACCGACAGAACAAAATACCAATTTCATCGAATCAATACGCAACCGACAGAAATTCGCTTTGAACGAATTGAACGGACACCGTTCCGCTACTATTGTGAACATGGGTGCCGTAGCACTCCGGTTAAACAGAACAATCGAATACGATCCGGTGAAAGAGATTTTTGTGAACGACGAGGAAGCCAATCGCTTATCCGATCAGCCAATGCGTGCGCCGTGGAGTATTTAG
- a CDS encoding RagB/SusD family nutrient uptake outer membrane protein produces MSNLNIKLLSSIFLSILLGLYSCDNYLDILPDDQITNETFWKSQQDVELALNGVYNTLRNNYVYGYGGGYDACTPNAYQWAHWEGQQMQVGAGQIFSGSGGIVTERWKFCYQGIYRANYFLENVDKAEDVSAELINRYKGEVYFLRAVFYDLLAKTYGGVPLILKTISTQEARELTRASEDEVWNQIHKDYDEAIKVLPKTASTGHITLGAALGMKMKAYLYNSQWDKVLEYSNKIDDLEKYSLFPSYYGLFQFENEGNSETIFALSFMAGPFSQGSVFDRYWQPQNLKYGIDGSNSVVPIQDLVDAYETIDGSPIDSDNPYKNRDPRLDFTILRPGAYFQGQLYPIEIKNHTGQKVGFGIRKYTIETMQVKGNESPLDFMILRYGDVVLCKAEALIELNQNIDQAIDLINLIRTSRSDVKIKPISKGLSQSQAREVLRKERRIELALEGQYWDDIKRWKAGTEIYPVEVRGALGELIQVKFPDGYNISKDNHLPIPDSEIALNPNLTQNQGY; encoded by the coding sequence ATGAGCAATTTGAATATAAAATTATTATCATCTATTTTCTTGTCGATATTATTAGGACTCTATTCTTGTGATAACTATTTAGATATACTTCCAGATGATCAGATTACAAATGAGACTTTTTGGAAATCTCAACAAGATGTAGAATTGGCATTAAATGGTGTTTATAATACTCTGAGAAATAACTATGTTTATGGTTATGGTGGTGGTTATGATGCTTGTACACCTAATGCATACCAATGGGCACATTGGGAAGGACAACAAATGCAGGTAGGTGCGGGTCAAATATTTTCAGGTTCCGGAGGTATTGTTACAGAAAGATGGAAGTTTTGTTATCAAGGAATCTATAGAGCAAATTACTTTTTAGAAAATGTTGATAAAGCAGAAGATGTATCGGCAGAGCTTATAAATCGATATAAAGGCGAAGTTTACTTTTTAAGAGCAGTTTTTTACGATTTACTTGCAAAAACATACGGTGGTGTACCTTTAATACTTAAAACAATTTCGACACAAGAAGCTCGTGAATTGACACGTGCAAGTGAAGATGAAGTATGGAATCAAATCCACAAAGATTATGATGAGGCAATTAAAGTACTACCTAAAACAGCTTCTACTGGACACATTACTCTCGGTGCTGCTTTAGGTATGAAAATGAAAGCATATTTGTATAATTCGCAATGGGATAAAGTTTTGGAGTATAGTAATAAAATTGATGATCTGGAAAAATATTCACTTTTCCCTTCATATTATGGATTGTTTCAATTTGAAAACGAAGGTAATAGCGAGACAATTTTTGCACTGAGTTTTATGGCTGGACCATTTAGTCAGGGTAGTGTGTTTGATAGGTACTGGCAACCACAAAATCTTAAATATGGAATAGATGGTTCTAACTCTGTTGTTCCAATACAAGATTTAGTTGACGCTTATGAAACAATAGATGGTTCTCCTATTGACTCCGACAATCCCTATAAAAATAGGGATCCGCGTCTTGACTTTACCATATTACGTCCGGGAGCATATTTTCAGGGACAACTGTATCCTATCGAAATTAAGAACCATACAGGGCAGAAAGTTGGTTTTGGAATTAGAAAATATACAATTGAGACGATGCAAGTTAAAGGTAATGAATCTCCATTAGATTTTATGATTCTTCGCTATGGCGATGTTGTATTATGTAAAGCTGAGGCGCTTATTGAATTGAATCAGAATATTGACCAGGCTATAGATCTTATTAATTTGATTAGAACGAGTCGTTCTGATGTGAAAATTAAACCAATATCTAAAGGATTATCACAATCGCAGGCGCGGGAGGTCCTTAGAAAGGAAAGAAGAATTGAGCTTGCCCTTGAAGGACAATATTGGGATGATATTAAACGCTGGAAAGCTGGTACGGAAATCTATCCAGTTGAAGTAAGAGGTGCTCTTGGAGAACTAATTCAAGTAAAATTCCCTGATGGTTATAATATATCAAAAGATAATCATTTGCCAATACCTGACAGTGAAATCGCATTGAATCCTAATCTCACTCAAAATCAAGGTTATTGA
- a CDS encoding DUF4974 domain-containing protein, producing the protein MIEKENPNSLNALLENYEKQKTIDAVADWEQLRKRITSDRNRRLFFNYLRNTAAILLPLFLVYQYTLYPILKKSGSIVETITVTSAPGMVTKTILPDGSEVWLNALSSLTYPQRFTEKERRVQLSGEAYFKVTSDKKHRFNVETPQKMVVSAYGTEFNVNAYESETSHEVTLASGQVEVSSEIGSKATETLVVDEKAILQVKTGNIHVVTADTYVETAWKDGKMVFRREKLDKIVTRLSRKFGVDIHLEGDRLKEYEYTATFTDETLEDILDLLKRSAPITYSISKQKQLNNETFTRREVTIKSK; encoded by the coding sequence ATGATTGAAAAGGAGAATCCCAATTCTTTGAATGCTTTACTGGAGAACTACGAGAAACAAAAAACGATAGACGCTGTAGCTGATTGGGAACAATTGCGGAAACGCATCACGTCCGATCGGAACAGGCGCTTGTTCTTCAACTACCTGAGAAATACGGCCGCGATTCTTCTTCCCCTGTTTCTGGTATACCAGTATACGCTCTATCCCATTCTCAAAAAAAGCGGGTCCATCGTAGAAACCATTACGGTCACCTCTGCTCCGGGGATGGTGACAAAAACCATACTTCCGGACGGAAGCGAAGTATGGCTGAATGCGTTAAGCTCACTTACCTATCCACAACGCTTCACAGAAAAAGAACGCAGGGTTCAACTTTCTGGAGAAGCTTATTTCAAAGTAACCTCCGACAAGAAACACCGTTTTAATGTGGAAACACCCCAAAAAATGGTCGTCAGCGCTTACGGAACGGAATTTAACGTAAATGCTTACGAAAGTGAGACAAGCCACGAGGTTACTTTGGCAAGCGGACAGGTAGAGGTCTCTTCTGAAATCGGCTCAAAAGCAACGGAAACGTTGGTGGTTGACGAAAAGGCGATCCTCCAGGTTAAAACCGGTAATATCCATGTGGTAACGGCAGATACCTACGTAGAAACAGCCTGGAAAGACGGTAAAATGGTGTTCCGCCGGGAAAAATTGGATAAGATTGTGACCAGGCTTTCGCGCAAATTCGGAGTAGATATACACCTTGAGGGCGACAGGCTTAAAGAGTATGAATACACGGCCACGTTTACCGACGAAACGCTCGAGGACATCCTCGACCTATTGAAACGGTCGGCCCCCATTACCTATTCCATATCCAAACAAAAACAATTAAACAATGAAACATTCACTCGAAGAGAAGTAACTATAAAATCGAAATAA
- a CDS encoding DUF4369 domain-containing protein, with protein sequence MKFVKLSILIIICALLFSCKNNENGVALKGDISSLENPQVLVSYFAGDTLAIDTIMSDKRGRFTYKNTIDTLTVFSLYFNNQSSSVMVFAHPKDNISIKGDAQLSDLIKVNGNEINNDLTLFKESNKELLQQRTLLLRNLKEEKESNSASNNRILANADEIAKINSFNQELTLNAEEQVKKNPTKISSLILINEFFANSENPKGLSRVLEYMQGDILKSKMGLNLKAYSEKINRSAEGSSMPYFRLVDKSGDTIQSYDYRGKYLLLSFISTTGIDSRETIQSLKQTYRDVNKDSVEFISVYIDSDIYPISYIENDSIPWTVVPEKKSWASDIVEAYNIEFIPNNILISPAGIISDRNVPAIAVENALKNSVKNNR encoded by the coding sequence GTGAAGTTTGTAAAGTTGTCCATATTAATCATTATCTGCGCATTGTTGTTTTCCTGCAAAAACAACGAAAATGGGGTTGCGCTTAAAGGTGACATCTCCAGCCTGGAAAATCCCCAGGTTCTGGTTTCTTATTTCGCCGGCGATACCCTCGCTATCGACACCATCATGAGCGATAAACGCGGCAGATTTACGTATAAAAATACCATAGATACCCTTACTGTATTTTCGTTGTATTTCAACAACCAAAGTTCTTCAGTCATGGTTTTTGCCCATCCGAAAGATAACATATCCATCAAAGGGGATGCGCAACTGTCCGATTTAATCAAAGTAAACGGAAACGAAATAAACAACGACCTCACGTTGTTTAAAGAATCAAACAAAGAGCTGCTTCAACAACGTACGCTTTTACTTCGTAACCTGAAAGAAGAAAAAGAATCGAACTCCGCGTCCAATAATAGGATCTTAGCCAATGCTGACGAAATAGCCAAGATCAACTCTTTCAATCAGGAGTTGACATTAAATGCCGAAGAGCAGGTCAAAAAAAATCCCACAAAAATATCGAGCCTGATTCTTATCAACGAGTTTTTTGCCAACTCGGAAAATCCGAAAGGGCTTAGCCGTGTATTGGAATATATGCAGGGGGATATACTGAAATCGAAAATGGGGTTGAACCTGAAGGCTTATTCCGAAAAAATCAACCGCTCCGCAGAAGGTTCATCTATGCCTTACTTCCGGCTGGTTGATAAATCGGGCGACACCATACAATCGTACGATTACCGGGGAAAATACCTCTTGTTGTCTTTCATCTCAACTACAGGAATCGATTCCCGCGAAACGATTCAATCACTCAAGCAAACCTACAGGGATGTTAACAAAGACAGCGTGGAGTTCATTTCCGTATATATCGATTCCGATATTTATCCCATCAGTTATATTGAAAACGATTCTATCCCGTGGACCGTTGTACCGGAGAAAAAAAGCTGGGCATCAGACATCGTGGAAGCATACAATATTGAGTTCATTCCGAACAATATCCTTATTTCCCCTGCCGGCATCATCAGCGACAGAAACGTCCCGGCCATCGCAGTGGAAAATGCACTTAAAAATTCTGTAAAAAACAATCGTTAA
- a CDS encoding YifB family Mg chelatase-like AAA ATPase, translated as MLVKVFGAAVQGINATLITIEVNCTKGIKFFLVGLPDASVKESHKRIVSAIQVSGFKYPRQQIVINMSPADIRKEGSAYDLPLAIGILATSKTIMADKLPDYLIMGELSLDGNILPIKGALPIAIMAKENGFKGFILPTENAKEAAVVEGLEVYGVENIRQVVGFANNELELEKTTADIGQEFLQSQSNFEFDFSDVKGQENVKRALEVAAAGSHNIIMVGPPGAGKSMMAKRMPSILPPFTLEEALETTKIHSVAGKLEKGISLMSRRPFRSPHHTISNVAMVGGGADPQPGEISLAHNGVLFLDELPEFNRNVLEVMRQPLENRKITISRAKYSVEYPASFMMVSAMNPCPCGYYNHPDKACVCPGGAVQKYLNRISGPLLDRIDIHIEIVPVAFEKLSDSTPAERSAEISKRVVKARRIQAERFRKTPGIYCNAQMTSRMLLEYAAPDAAGLQLLRTAMDRLSLSARAYDRILKVSRTIADLEASPHVLPVHLAEAINYRNLDREVWAG; from the coding sequence ATGCTGGTCAAGGTTTTTGGTGCGGCAGTACAAGGTATAAATGCCACACTTATAACTATTGAGGTAAATTGCACAAAGGGGATCAAGTTCTTTCTGGTGGGTTTGCCCGATGCATCAGTGAAAGAAAGCCACAAAAGGATTGTATCCGCCATTCAGGTAAGCGGTTTTAAGTATCCCCGGCAACAAATTGTGATCAACATGTCTCCGGCGGATATCCGGAAGGAGGGATCAGCTTACGACCTGCCCCTGGCGATAGGCATACTGGCCACCTCCAAAACCATTATGGCGGATAAACTGCCCGATTACCTTATCATGGGTGAGTTATCGCTCGACGGAAATATCCTGCCCATCAAAGGTGCCTTACCTATAGCTATCATGGCTAAGGAAAACGGATTCAAAGGGTTCATCCTTCCTACGGAAAATGCTAAAGAAGCAGCTGTTGTGGAAGGATTGGAGGTTTACGGGGTAGAAAATATCCGTCAGGTCGTCGGTTTTGCAAACAATGAACTTGAGCTTGAAAAAACAACCGCAGATATAGGGCAGGAGTTTTTGCAGAGCCAGTCGAATTTCGAGTTCGACTTCAGCGATGTAAAAGGACAGGAAAATGTGAAACGCGCGTTGGAAGTAGCGGCTGCAGGTAGCCACAATATAATTATGGTAGGGCCTCCCGGCGCAGGGAAATCGATGATGGCGAAACGAATGCCCTCTATCCTCCCCCCTTTCACCCTTGAAGAGGCACTCGAAACCACAAAGATACACAGCGTTGCCGGCAAACTGGAAAAAGGCATCTCCCTTATGTCGCGCAGGCCATTCCGGTCCCCACACCATACCATCAGTAATGTAGCCATGGTCGGTGGCGGAGCCGATCCTCAACCGGGTGAAATCAGTTTGGCCCACAACGGAGTGCTGTTTTTGGATGAACTTCCGGAGTTTAATCGAAATGTTCTCGAAGTGATGCGTCAGCCATTGGAAAACCGAAAAATAACAATTTCCCGCGCCAAATATTCCGTGGAGTACCCTGCGAGCTTTATGATGGTTTCGGCCATGAATCCCTGCCCTTGTGGTTATTACAACCATCCCGATAAAGCGTGTGTCTGTCCGGGAGGAGCCGTACAGAAATATTTAAACAGAATCTCAGGACCTTTACTGGACAGGATCGATATCCATATCGAAATCGTACCGGTCGCGTTCGAAAAGCTATCCGACAGCACTCCGGCCGAACGCAGTGCAGAAATCAGTAAACGTGTGGTAAAAGCCCGCCGGATTCAGGCGGAACGGTTTAGAAAAACTCCCGGCATATATTGCAATGCGCAAATGACATCGAGAATGCTGCTCGAATATGCTGCTCCCGATGCAGCGGGACTGCAATTACTCAGAACCGCCATGGACAGGCTTAGCCTATCGGCAAGGGCCTACGACAGGATACTGAAAGTTTCCCGGACCATTGCCGATCTGGAAGCCAGCCCCCATGTCTTACCGGTTCATCTGGCGGAAGCAATCAACTACCGCAATCTCGACAGGGAGGTTTGGGCGGGGTGA